In Halobacterium sp. R2-5, the following are encoded in one genomic region:
- a CDS encoding HNH endonuclease has protein sequence MTEESVVTAERCETIRREYSQRTGFNPLAQQLDIEKQAIRHHLYGDCGHDVAIEPIDPPVSHQLDAEQCQELRNLFADGVETETLEQRFETRWQPIARHLTGECSHDIDAPTVERGEIRDREPISRTDCAVLRERFFEDEQRTMIDVARDVRWSYAAVVRHLNGNCSHDITTNARTIDERGGDLTREDCQKAREIWARDPEMTLEKVASKMKRSEATIGRHIKRTCSHPADDLLIDEMPIFDSILADGDERAVDSQAVLDAADASNLDPEEVVTDAATPNSVETTVSRKVRNTTLVKDLKKAYEFECQVCGDVRYRGSNQPYAEGHHIQPLGDPHTGPDTPGNILILCPNHHADFDYGVIEIDPATHEIRHEYDETVDGNTLTVDEEHDLNPEKLSYHRQRISKVTL, from the coding sequence ATGACAGAAGAATCTGTAGTGACAGCGGAGCGTTGCGAGACCATTCGGCGTGAATACTCCCAGCGAACCGGGTTCAATCCACTGGCGCAGCAGTTAGATATTGAGAAACAGGCGATCCGGCATCACCTCTACGGGGACTGCGGTCACGACGTCGCTATCGAACCAATCGACCCACCGGTCAGCCATCAATTAGACGCTGAGCAATGCCAAGAGCTCCGGAACCTGTTCGCCGACGGCGTCGAAACTGAAACACTAGAGCAACGGTTCGAGACCCGATGGCAGCCGATTGCTCGTCACCTAACCGGTGAGTGTTCACACGACATCGACGCTCCAACCGTGGAACGGGGCGAAATCCGTGACCGGGAACCGATTTCAAGAACCGACTGTGCAGTGCTCCGAGAGCGGTTCTTCGAAGACGAACAGCGAACTATGATAGATGTTGCGCGGGACGTCCGGTGGAGCTACGCGGCCGTCGTTCGACACCTCAATGGGAACTGTTCGCACGACATAACGACGAATGCTCGGACGATTGATGAACGAGGTGGGGATCTAACTAGAGAGGATTGCCAGAAAGCCCGGGAGATCTGGGCACGGGACCCAGAAATGACTCTTGAAAAGGTTGCTTCAAAGATGAAGCGTTCTGAGGCGACGATTGGACGGCACATCAAACGGACATGTTCCCATCCCGCAGACGACTTGTTGATTGATGAGATGCCGATATTCGACTCGATATTGGCGGATGGAGATGAACGGGCTGTCGATTCCCAGGCTGTGTTAGACGCAGCTGATGCCTCGAATCTAGACCCGGAAGAGGTCGTCACCGACGCTGCCACCCCGAATTCTGTAGAAACCACGGTGAGTCGGAAAGTCCGTAACACGACACTCGTCAAAGACCTAAAGAAAGCATATGAGTTCGAGTGCCAGGTTTGCGGTGATGTCCGGTATCGGGGGTCAAATCAACCCTACGCAGAAGGTCATCACATCCAGCCGCTAGGGGATCCACATACCGGACCAGACACACCGGGGAACATTCTCATTCTGTGTCCAAACCACCATGCAGACTTCGACTACGGAGTGATAGAAATCGACCCTGCAACTCACGAAATCCGACACGAGTACGACGAGACGGTTGACGGTAACACTCTGACCGTAGATGAGGAACACGACCTCAACCCCGAGAAATTAAGCTATCACCGACAACGCATCTCCAAAGTCACCCTCTGA
- a CDS encoding transcription initiation factor IIB family protein, which yields MSQRDFRAGGIRYVASEIERMGDSLDLSESVIKQGLRIYHQILEQDIEFARLDDLSALCVYATVRLHQEECGATFREVAAEARIKDSRLQTVSSRILSEAGVPLPPPRPETTLKTTAEELGVSDEIDILLDIVDSLTGRLENLAPTTIAASTIFAGQYLSECSYDVTQSEVSNVVGPTEVTIRNEYTKILKQVYQETEYTIEKHRFEDTEHGISVLKTECSLPPGVVTETEAVLEAHTELVAGNGSTEAGVCAAVLEANQRVDDGRPDLSVDDLTDVVHVTNRTINEYRRTLR from the coding sequence ATGAGTCAGCGCGACTTCCGAGCAGGGGGAATTCGCTACGTTGCGAGCGAAATAGAACGTATGGGTGATAGCCTTGATCTCTCTGAATCCGTTATCAAGCAAGGACTCCGCATCTATCATCAAATCCTTGAGCAAGACATTGAATTTGCTCGACTCGACGATCTTAGTGCCCTCTGTGTGTACGCAACGGTGCGATTACACCAGGAAGAATGTGGGGCAACATTCAGAGAGGTCGCGGCCGAAGCTCGAATCAAAGATAGTCGCTTACAAACGGTGTCATCACGGATCCTGAGCGAAGCTGGCGTTCCATTACCACCACCACGCCCTGAAACGACGCTCAAAACGACAGCTGAAGAACTCGGTGTTAGTGATGAGATTGATATTCTTCTTGATATTGTGGACTCTCTAACCGGCCGGTTAGAGAATCTCGCTCCGACGACGATTGCTGCAAGTACAATCTTCGCAGGTCAATATCTCAGCGAGTGCTCCTACGACGTTACACAGAGTGAAGTATCAAACGTGGTTGGTCCGACCGAGGTGACGATTCGGAACGAGTACACAAAGATTCTCAAACAAGTATATCAGGAGACTGAATACACTATCGAAAAACACCGGTTTGAAGACACTGAACACGGGATTTCCGTCCTTAAAACCGAGTGTAGCCTTCCTCCAGGAGTCGTGACGGAGACAGAAGCGGTTCTGGAGGCTCATACAGAATTAGTCGCCGGAAACGGTAGTACGGAGGCCGGGGTATGCGCTGCCGTATTAGAAGCGAACCAGCGAGTGGATGATGGTCGTCCTGACTTGTCAGTTGACGATCTGACAGACGTAGTGCACGTGACTAATCGTACAATCAACGAATATCGGCGGACTTTGAGGTGA
- a CDS encoding site-specific integrase translates to MGEYANSQVRAKVWVTPNQVESLRSACYATGAEYLQQRNEAIVTTMYDTGLRVGELVQIDIELLRNNNSELYLPTDLQKDYPNENSPPPVTLELTGDTTRLLSAYLTNRWKDTPALFPSRSSERISEQGVRNMLHKIAEEAAIRPYKLDGSRGDPSDVTPHALRHGVAYRMMNEEDGNTLYDVRNRLRHRSIQTTERVYDHLLKV, encoded by the coding sequence ATGGGTGAGTACGCAAATTCCCAAGTTCGGGCGAAAGTGTGGGTGACTCCCAATCAAGTCGAATCACTTCGGTCGGCATGTTACGCGACTGGTGCAGAATACCTCCAACAGCGAAACGAAGCAATCGTCACGACGATGTACGATACCGGGCTCCGGGTAGGCGAGCTCGTCCAGATCGACATAGAACTCCTGCGGAACAACAACTCGGAACTCTACCTTCCCACGGACCTGCAGAAGGACTACCCCAATGAGAATTCTCCGCCACCGGTGACCCTTGAACTCACTGGCGACACGACACGTCTGCTCTCGGCGTACCTCACCAACCGATGGAAAGACACGCCAGCCCTCTTCCCGTCTCGATCCTCCGAACGAATTAGCGAACAAGGCGTGCGGAATATGCTTCACAAGATCGCTGAGGAGGCAGCAATTCGACCCTACAAACTTGACGGGAGTAGAGGTGACCCAAGCGACGTCACACCTCACGCACTACGGCACGGTGTTGCTTATCGAATGATGAACGAAGAAGACGGAAACACGCTGTACGATGTCCGCAACCGACTTCGTCACCGTAGTATTCAGACGACTGAACGGGTCTACGACCATCTACTGAAGGTTTGA
- a CDS encoding uracil-DNA glycosylase family protein: MNDVPEQVLEKLTYAYYHDWEQNNPSYVFLLADPGVPGEHVVFEANAYADLDTDDYREKVHVDQRFGARWLAKKSYTDFTSEFIQQCQERGLVDVDTAWWQYLLSGSFFDDFYMTDVVKYRENSPSKAALDASVRLGLIRELEYIDPDLIFTFGSRAWDAVRTHLQAEPVSDIDDPSSITEVHGKLHRATREYDVEILPCGHMSPQFRGAQISHEEYMGRIASGIKKS; the protein is encoded by the coding sequence ATGAACGACGTTCCCGAACAGGTTCTCGAAAAACTCACCTACGCCTACTACCACGACTGGGAGCAGAACAACCCCTCCTACGTCTTCTTACTAGCTGACCCTGGAGTCCCAGGAGAACACGTGGTCTTTGAGGCGAACGCTTACGCTGACCTCGACACCGACGATTATCGAGAAAAGGTACACGTTGACCAGCGATTCGGCGCTCGATGGTTGGCAAAGAAAAGCTACACGGACTTCACTTCAGAATTCATCCAGCAGTGCCAGGAACGCGGGTTAGTTGATGTCGACACGGCGTGGTGGCAGTATCTGCTCTCTGGATCCTTCTTCGATGATTTCTACATGACGGATGTCGTGAAGTACCGAGAAAACAGTCCTTCCAAAGCCGCTCTTGATGCCTCAGTCCGCCTTGGTCTGATCCGCGAATTAGAATACATCGACCCCGACTTGATCTTCACCTTCGGCAGCCGAGCCTGGGACGCCGTCCGTACACACCTCCAAGCAGAGCCAGTCAGCGACATCGACGACCCATCCTCAATCACCGAAGTCCACGGGAAACTCCACCGAGCAACGAGAGAGTACGATGTCGAAATCCTTCCCTGCGGGCATATGAGTCCCCAGTTCCGTGGCGCACAGATCAGCCACGAAGAGTATATGGGGCGTATCGCATCCGGTATCAAGAAAAGTTAG
- a CDS encoding GNAT family N-acetyltransferase: MAILEGATRWGDGDPTTVQDAAVTCPKCGETVFAQTIGDVTCDACDETFYASDHRSEPCSAVECADCGEAISFIQEHRCTIGEWEAYHCHHCSKNIAIETDDGPQPPERLLQADWVLTGRSPDDVGINVTDGVWMTRPRTAREEFATEVLNIEAKANDSSFNAYIPGETNAHLCFNEEYCIGYITWNYDSEQPELGQLYILPTFREQGIGSAFVEAWRDDVAGSDARFNVNNPNANMFRLLRSIGVIEVTEEGPEFRGCDITGHWFDVPGEWKERSPNTD, encoded by the coding sequence ATGGCTATTCTGGAAGGTGCGACGCGCTGGGGCGATGGCGACCCGACAACCGTTCAGGATGCCGCCGTTACCTGCCCTAAGTGTGGCGAAACGGTATTTGCGCAAACGATAGGCGATGTGACGTGCGATGCCTGTGACGAGACGTTCTACGCTAGCGACCATCGCTCAGAACCTTGCTCAGCGGTGGAGTGTGCAGATTGCGGGGAAGCGATCTCGTTCATCCAAGAACATCGCTGCACCATCGGCGAGTGGGAAGCGTACCACTGCCACCACTGCAGCAAGAACATCGCTATCGAAACCGACGACGGGCCACAACCACCGGAACGATTATTACAAGCAGACTGGGTACTGACTGGTCGGTCGCCGGACGACGTGGGGATAAATGTCACCGACGGGGTGTGGATGACTCGACCCCGGACTGCCCGAGAGGAGTTTGCAACAGAAGTCCTGAATATCGAAGCGAAGGCGAACGATTCCAGCTTCAACGCCTACATCCCCGGGGAAACGAACGCACATCTATGTTTTAACGAGGAGTACTGCATCGGCTACATCACGTGGAACTACGACAGCGAGCAACCAGAGCTCGGGCAGCTATACATCCTCCCGACATTCCGTGAGCAAGGTATCGGCTCCGCATTCGTCGAAGCCTGGCGGGATGACGTCGCTGGTTCAGATGCACGGTTTAACGTCAATAACCCGAATGCCAACATGTTCCGGTTGCTACGGAGCATCGGCGTAATTGAGGTTACGGAAGAAGGACCCGAGTTCCGTGGATGCGACATCACCGGCCACTGGTTCGATGTCCCCGGTGAATGGAAAGAACGGTCACCGAATACAGACTAA
- a CDS encoding DUF429 domain-containing protein, whose product MDSHVGVDWASGTWVVVEATTKTTDIDTEPSLLNVWHEYGDRASEILVDIPVHLRSDGTRECDQDAKDFLGSRGGTVFWTPNTDAVTAEDYEEAVKKNTRGLGSHSWGLIPRIQEANALLNEFETARETVYESHPEVCFKAYHGDDLPSKKSDAGFEVRKECLIKNGGESFQPVIDLVNQRQANSQWHHRIQSGRVDDVLDAAILALTARESSGDYSTLPDDADPTCDPSIVYPGT is encoded by the coding sequence ATGGATTCACACGTCGGCGTAGATTGGGCAAGCGGAACATGGGTCGTTGTCGAAGCGACCACAAAGACAACCGACATCGATACCGAACCCTCGCTGCTGAACGTCTGGCACGAGTATGGAGATCGGGCAAGCGAGATTCTGGTGGACATCCCAGTTCACCTACGAAGTGATGGAACCCGAGAGTGTGACCAGGACGCCAAGGACTTCCTCGGTTCTCGCGGAGGTACCGTCTTCTGGACACCGAACACCGACGCAGTGACAGCTGAGGACTACGAGGAGGCAGTAAAGAAGAACACTCGCGGATTGGGAAGCCATAGCTGGGGACTCATCCCACGTATCCAGGAAGCAAACGCTCTGCTGAATGAATTCGAAACTGCACGTGAGACGGTCTACGAGAGCCATCCCGAAGTCTGCTTCAAAGCATACCACGGCGACGATCTCCCCTCGAAGAAAAGCGACGCAGGCTTTGAAGTCCGGAAAGAGTGTCTCATCAAGAACGGAGGCGAATCCTTCCAACCAGTAATAGACCTTGTTAACCAGCGGCAAGCAAACAGCCAATGGCACCACCGAATCCAATCAGGTCGTGTCGACGACGTCCTCGACGCCGCCATCCTCGCACTAACAGCACGTGAATCATCAGGCGACTACTCGACCCTTCCAGATGATGCCGACCCCACCTGCGACCCTTCCATCGTCTATCCAGGCACCTGA
- a CDS encoding type IV toxin-antitoxin system AbiEi family antitoxin: MDSTNDEETQRKSLSTRESQALSRLASENRQVITISDIADVLSISRKSAKDMAYALKEKGWLERIAHGKYLILPLAAGENAVYTEHEFVIASALVEPMYIGYWSALNHHGLTEQVPRTVYIVTTERAQEREIHGVTYRPVTVTEQKFFGYQPTAVGSNQVNISSIEKTLVDCADHPEFCGGISELAKALQNAVDTRCSWERVVEYLRRVGNGAATKRLVYLADQLNIDLPKYESLVENFTTGYPLLDPTREAKGTRDSKYQLRLNVTPESFLPEDFS, translated from the coding sequence ATGGACTCAACAAACGACGAGGAGACTCAACGAAAGAGCCTGTCGACACGTGAGTCGCAAGCACTGTCACGACTTGCAAGCGAGAACCGACAGGTCATCACCATTAGTGACATCGCGGATGTCCTCAGCATCTCTCGGAAGTCGGCCAAGGACATGGCGTATGCCCTCAAGGAGAAAGGCTGGCTGGAGCGGATCGCGCACGGAAAATATCTCATCCTGCCGCTCGCTGCGGGCGAGAACGCTGTCTACACCGAACACGAGTTCGTCATCGCGTCAGCACTGGTAGAGCCGATGTACATCGGGTACTGGAGCGCATTGAATCACCACGGGCTGACAGAGCAGGTGCCTCGGACGGTGTACATCGTGACGACAGAGCGCGCGCAGGAGCGTGAGATTCACGGGGTCACGTATCGACCCGTGACCGTCACGGAGCAGAAGTTCTTCGGCTATCAACCGACGGCGGTCGGATCGAACCAGGTGAACATATCGAGCATCGAGAAAACCCTGGTCGATTGCGCCGACCATCCCGAGTTCTGTGGGGGTATCAGCGAGCTTGCGAAGGCACTGCAGAACGCGGTCGACACGCGGTGTTCGTGGGAGCGCGTCGTTGAGTACCTGCGGCGAGTCGGGAACGGTGCCGCAACGAAACGACTCGTCTACCTCGCCGACCAGTTGAACATCGACTTGCCAAAGTACGAGAGCCTCGTCGAGAACTTCACGACTGGGTACCCGCTGCTCGATCCGACGAGAGAAGCGAAGGGCACCCGCGACAGTAAGTACCAGCTCCGCCTGAACGTCACCCCCGAATCGTTCCTCCCGGAGGACTTCTCATGA